A segment of the Carya illinoinensis cultivar Pawnee chromosome 1, C.illinoinensisPawnee_v1, whole genome shotgun sequence genome:
tccaaaatcaattacgataagtcgaatgattttcatatgaacgtctataaaagaaccagaagattcttttattataaaatcttaccaccagaagtggaaagaaaatatttgttagaagcaaataagatgaaattattcgacgttatcttgattatcatatgtgaaccagaagttcagatgataattaaattttggatgcaataagataaaaatatttcatattctagctgctgaaatcccagcgaggattgaagtccctgtaggacaattaagaaattcaacaGTCTAAAGACATatttaaaggcatgtgagacttatcgatacaaaagatagagtatttcaaaagagaaagacacaaataatttggtgctcctgaagaggccatacccacagaacaagcaataaagttcaTCCAAATTTTCAGTATAAAATTCTccaaactcttgaagagtataaatctcctgaaaagtgcctcctgaagaggtttttcatgaaaatgtcttcccttgaagagggacaagtacctgaaaataacgagatctcgatacatttcatgaatattggagaaattatggatagaaataaaatcgttgtcgacaacgtatttccatatgaaatagcaattaacattaccagaagtaatggagaaagtgaatcaagaaccgtcgaagaatacgacgtaaaatattggccaaatttgaaagaaataattcatgcagaattgattcactagtaaaatatgatgcatcgggacttatagtccaaacacctaaagaggtgatgcttattgaatgtcagtgggtatttatagaaaggaaataaaaatgtgatatataaatcacgagtcagtttctcaattcctgcagaattgatatcactaagtaaaatgtgataaatatgaacttaaagtccaaacacctaaagatgtgatttttgttaaatatcagtggatatttatatacacgatataaaaagcctgaaacttttaatatgaaaatgtgatattgaaatcacaagttagtttttcgaagaaacaatattgatatgattttaaagtggttgaaatcatgttgagatttttattagcttgaaagttaccgagagtttggatatgcatgattaactgcatatttatatggattattggatcatgatatatatatgaaaatctctgaatgatagaaaatgtctgaaacttctaatacgaatacatctagaaatatgtattctatcaagtttcaaaaatccttatatgatctaaagcaatccaaacgcaaatggaaacaagctaatattgcagtttatatatatgatttaaatgtcattgagattTTAGAAgaactcatgaaaactgcacatatttgaaatacaaatctgaaacccttgcggcttcaaggggaagatggatgatgttattagtcatgaaataccatcttttaataaaattagtatttcagattcatattatgggtttgatataaaatgtgcattattaaagaagaaataaaaagaagcaTACAAAATACCTACCAGATGATAGATACACAAATATGAATCtttgtgaaataattattttattatcttgaagcaaaaattacagaaatttaaggcactttgcctcattcttcaaactctcttattcttcaagaatctgcatggcatccctatttaaaggggtgggcaatcgaaaagaagatttaagtaaggattttaaattcttattctcttactttattgctcctatcttcatgttggactccagaagaagtcgctgaaggatagcaatattctcgtagaatttgtcaactccacaagttttggattgcagtcgctgagaaaatgcgacaatggatgatgagtatcaggtaccgagactcacaagctcataaatagcttcattatctgacctatgagtcagatcattatattgcatgatagcacctgtggtagaacctatgagtcagatcattatattgtatGATAGCatctgtggtagaagcaggaacagctgatgaacgagttgcagaatacctcatatattggccatgagaagatcgctgagccattacagagtaagaatacagaaagagattgcaggataagaatgcagaaagagattgcagagtaaaaatacagtatgattacagaaaattgaagaagatgagatgcgaataaagatgagctgaatatctcttttatagagaaaattatgatacagcatctctcatgaagcaagagaaaagagacgaaatatagcttcatagctctgcagcgcctgacagcacgcctgacagctacagaagagttgaaaatctgcggtgcttgtctgatctaaagagctggccaccgtttttattgaaaaatgaggttagcagtttaatgttgatgaattctccactaactgtgttatttacaagaactccaaaagagtacaactccagaagagtagtgatgagcagaaagatccagttgtgattattttatcaacatggtttaagtccacaattagttggatatgcagatgcaggttatctttcagatccacacagaggtagatctcaaactggatatgtatttacttatggaaattctgctatatcatggagatctatctgctacctcttcaaatcactcagagatcattacaattcataaggcaagtcgagaatgcatttggctaagatcaatgatccaacatattcaagaaaagtgtggtctttcagtgattaatgatagtccaacaactttatacgaaaataatgctgcttgtattactcaaattagaggaggatatatcaaaggtgatataaccaaacatatttcacctaaattcttttatactcatgaacttcaggagaaaggtgaaattaaCGTCAAACAGATatgatcaagtgataatctgacagatttattcacaaaagcattaccaactgcaacatttaagaaaattgtgcagaacattggaatgcggagatttgaagacctgttatcatacacttttcaggggaagtaatgtcttgaagacttgtgctgattgtactctttttccttcgctaaggttttatcccactgggttttcctttgcaaggttttaatgaggcaatcatAAAGCACTCGACGGTACATATGAATACTGTActatttttccttcgccattggctTTTTCCCACAGGATTTTTCCTTggtaaggttttaacgaggcatattctttaaatatggtcattcaaaggaaaaatgttataaaccatcttgaattgtataaccatatttagctagccgtcaaatgtatagtgctagtcgtcaaatgcatagtctcttttgtaaccctatatatatgggtatattgatgttatataatatatagatcaataagagaatgtcctctctcattctctctcaatctcttaaaactctctcttttcattcagttcataacaatatatataatataagttttatttataaattgatgttatAAAGTTTTCAtattgaaaaatgttaaatgtttttaagaaaaacttataaaaaaaacttacttcTCCACGTATCGATTattaataaactaaaattttaaattttaaaaataacaaaataagtcttataaataaaattataaataaaaatataaatacatatagtATCACTCTTTCATATTAGATAAGTGTTACatttattaaaagattatataaaataaatttacaaactaatatgattttatatgatacgttaaatatattttataataaaaataattttttaataaaacatattatatcaaaatacttagtttataaatttatttttttaaaatatatttttagttcAACCACTTATATTCGtgctaataatttatttaatatatcaagtCTGTGAgtggatttttattttaattaattggatagctttaaaaaattgttctcaaaataaaaaaataaatgataattttaattaaagagcaatgctacatacagtcacttttacgtactccctgcacactccactgatatgattggctggattaatttttttttaatattcaaccaatcatatcactggagtgcacaaaagagtgcacaaaaatgactgcacataaaatttttgattcaaaTAATATATGTCACTGCACGGCACACTTTGCCACCGTTGGAAGCATTTCTGAGTAGAAATTGGTTATTGAGCCCAAAGATTGGGCCTCTAAATATAGCCGCCCGCAATTCCTCTCCCTTGGATATAATCCAAGACCTACTCTTCCACTTCTCCCCCGTGTCACTGCAAATATCTCCTCTCCGATCCACTCCTGAGATTGCCGGCAATTGAGTCACGGTGAGTCATCCACCAAACGTGATAATTTATTCACTCTCTCTATCTGCGATTCATTTGTGCTTCAGATGATGCAACTAACATAAGCTGCTTAGAAAAACCAATCAGCCCCCTTTTTATCCTTAGGATTTACGGTTcctttggttgctgagaaatcGCAAGAAAAGAACAAGAGGATCGAATCGAATTGGCTTCTTATATTGTTCCTAACGCtggcttttttttcttttttctttttttggttcctTCCGACGATTTCTCAGCACTACTTTATGTGAACTTATGCTTGACTGGTTATCGAAAGTACTACtagaatatttgtaattttgtacccCTAAAAGTTAAaccattttttcttatattgatttttgtggtTACAGCTGAAGACTGAAGTGATCAGGAAAAATGGGTATCATTGAAAAGATCCGAGAAATCGAAGCCGAGATGGCTCGGacacaaaaaaacaaagcaacgGGTACTATTAATTGAATGCGTAGTGACTAATGAGTCAGAGATTTTTATTCGGGCATGCTTTCATGTTATGTTAGTTTTTCTTTCCCAGTTtcgttttttttaattacaattGTCCAAGTCTCAGtctttgatataatttttttctttaattatgccTACACTTATTGAGATTCTTAGtaagatgtttttatttagtgGGTAAAATGTATTTTGGTCAATTCAATATGCAGAGTATCATCTTGGTCAGCTCAAAGCGAAGATAGCAAAGCTAAGGACGCAATTGTTGGAGCCTCCAAAGGTATGTTAGTGGTTGGTTTCTGTTTCTAAATtctcaaaagaaagaaaaggaaacagaAATATTTCCAAAATGCGGTATACATGTGCTTTTCAGAAACTGTTTATGAgaataattcttaaaaataaaacgcttttgaagaaaaaaattgttttttatttaacaaaacCTGTGAAAACATCATGATtgtaagccttttttttttaaaaaaaaaaaacagcttttgataatatctttttaaatacaCTCAAATAAGCCCATAGTTTCCTGTGTTAACGGTTGAATCCAGATTAATTATCACGTAATTCTATATTTTTGTGTTTGTTCGAGGAAGAAATGCTAGCATGTGCGGCATCTtgtaattttaagattttagtgtttgctaccctaaattcttttgtttctttcatattttaaatttcatgtaCTTTTTACAGCCTCCCATCAGTGTAGGCTTGTTAACAAGTTCAAGGTGCGGTTTTTATTGTTAGTTTGAACTATGAAACAGGGTTCTAGTGGTGGTGGAGAGGGTTTTGAAGTTACCAAGTTTGGACATGGACGTGTTGCACTAATAGGATTTCCAAGGTTTGCCATCTCATGAACTGGGCATGCATTAATCTTCTAATAAATGTCGTAAAAGTAATGTAGGACCAACTTTTTTCCTTGTGATTTTTGGCCAAAAGCTAAGTCGCCCCCCTCCCACTTTCTCTCACGTACATGTATGCAGAACTTTCTATAAGTCACCAAATGCATGTATGTGGAAGACAGCGAACTCTTTGCAATGTTTTTGTCACCAAATGCTTCTAGTGGATCTGACAACATGCAACAGACATTTctttctgaacttatcaaaaaacaatATGTATGTCTGAAGAATTTTCATGTCCTAACATGTTTGCAGTGTGGGGAAGTCGACACTTTTAACCATGTTAACGGGCACTCATTCAGAAGCTGCTTCTTATGAGTTCACAACACTTACTTGCATTCCTGGGATTATACACTACAATGACACAAAAATTCAGTTGCTCGACCTTCCTGGTATTATTGAAGGTGCATCTGAAGGCAAGGGACGTGGGAGGCAGGTAAAATCCTTCAACTGATTTTTATCTTAGATAATTATGAATCATTTGAATATGCAAGTAATCTTATAAGCCACTAGAAAAGGATGTTTGATAAGCTTTGTGTGATTGTCTTTTTGTCTTAAATCAAAtatagatgatatttttaatggGCACTTGATTCTTTCATTTACAATCTTCTTAATATATCTTGGTGTCATGAAGATTAAATAATTTGATGACTGTTTCTCTCAGGTTATTGCTGTTGCCAAGTCTTCGGACATTGTGTTGATGGTTCTTGATGCCTCGAAGGTAAGTATCTTTCTAGCTCTAGTGATTAGGTCACCTAGCAGACCGACCTATATGGTTCAGTCATGAAAGTTTGTCCCCAGTTGGGATAATTCAAAACCATCTATTATGAATATGGGAGGAATCCATAGATGTACTGCCAGAATTTGTGGATCTACTGGTTACCCAGGGGTATTCTACTGGGTCCAatataccttttttttatttctgtGTTACCTTTTCACATATATGACTCTGCTATTTGGTACTTCTTCCTGTACTGTTGCACTTTCCCAGCATAGTTTTACTGTCTAAATTCAACCTTTTCCCAttaattttcttcatttaaatTCGTTTCTTTTCTCTACCTTGTGAGCTGCTATTAGTTATACTATTTTGCACTTTTGAATTTTGGATTATGTTAATTTTgattttctgtaaaaaaaaaaaaaatgtttcagaGTGAGGGACATCGGCAGATATTGACAAAGGAACTGGAAGCTGTGGGCTTGCGTCTAAACAAAAGACCTCCTCAGGTATGttattttcaagaatgtttaTGGAATATCTCTCtcttaccaataaaaaaagggTGTTTATGGAATATCAACATTCTCAGGAGTTTTTGTTTGAAGCTTTTCACCTGCATTGATTCTTCTATTCGATTTGTTTGTCCATCTACTGGAACCTTGGCTTgctttataattttgtttaattggCAGATAtacttcaaaaagaaaaaaactggaGGCATTTCATTCAACAGTACTCATCCTTTAACTCATGTGGATGAAAAGCTTTGTTATCAAATTTTACACGAATACAAAATCCACAATGCAGAGGTACTCAGTTTGAACTTGGATCAATTATGTTTATGCTTTTGTGCCGTCAATGGTGTTAATAATGGTTTTAAGGAGAATTTTATTGCTTAATTGAGTAACTGCTTTAGTGTGGAGTGTCTCTTATAGCATCTTCATGTCTTGAGAAAAGGTTTATCGTTGATGGCAACTTCTGATTTTACCTTGCCATTTACTTTGTCTTTGATTCAACTGCAAAATTTCTTTCCCCTTGTATGAAAACacgttatttatttataatcttggaaagagaaattaatatgtttttcaaTGCTCATTAGATGTTCGACTCTATCTCAGTGTGTTTGGATTacacttataaaaaattggaaaaaattgtCTAACTCATATGCAAATATGTAAGTAGAAATACATGAACGCAGaaggaaaatttgaaataatacgtaaacaaagaaggaaaaattgaaataatgtaGAAAAAAGATATGAGTTTTGGTTCTAAACCTCATAGAGGAAGACTGGATTGTACTtgtcaaaccaaaaaaaagGAGGAAGACTGGATTGTGAACTAGTTAGCAGGTGGGTGTTACCAGATGCAAAGTTGTTTACATGTCGAGCTTAGTCTGACCTTCTTGTGTTTAGAATGATTGTTTCTCTTGCATATTACTTTCTATCCACTAAGTCTCCACACCTTAAAGTTGTAAGTTCTTCACTGATTTTGTTGCAGTTGCTATTTCGTGAGGATGCCACAGTGGATGATCTTATAGATGTCATTGAGGGAAACCGtaaatatatgaagtgtataTATGTTTACAACAAGATAGATGTTATTGGTATCGATGATGTTGACAAATTAGCCCGGCAACCTAATTCTGTTGTCATTAGTTGCAATCTGAAGGTAGGTTTTATGCTTCTAATATATGCTAAGTTTTGAGTGGTTTAAGTATGGAACTTTGGAGCAACCATATCAATTCCTAATACCAGCAGCGGTGATATTGAGTGGATTAGTGAATTTTCTCCTTGCAAAATGTGTTTTTGTTCACATGTTGTTCAATACCTGCAAAACACATATTACCCCTCATCTAATGCACACCCAAATGAATGATATAAGGCCCTAGTTAGTTTTTGCATTATATTACATATCGGTTTTCATTTTATGTGAATGGTTTAATAACCGATATGGCTCATCTAATTGCTTGTGCAGCTCAACTTCGACAGACTACTTGCAAAAATGTGGGAGGAAATGGGGCTTGTAAGAGTTTACACAAAGCCACAAGGCCAGCAACCTGATTTTGGAGATCCTGTTGTTCTTTCTGCTGTATGTTGCACGCTCATCTGTTCAGATCTCTCTTAATAGGTGGATTTATCTATGTATTGGAGTTTCTtgtttttcatccttttttcaATTCATCACTCTTGGTATGTGCTTTCAGGATAGAGGTGGCTGCACTGTTGAAGACTTTTGTAACCACATACACAGAAGTTTGGTCAAGGATGTGAAGTATGTGCTAGCTTGGGGTACAAGTGCGAGGCACTACCCACAGCATTGTGGCCTTAGCCATGTTCTTCAAGATGAGGATGTAGTTCAGATTGTTAAGAAAAAGGTTTGTAAagctatttcttttgtttagcaGTCTGATGGGAAGGTATATTTACTTGCAAACTCTTCATGGCTGCTTTATCATTGAACTTGGACCCAagattctttaataaatactaatCCCAcagttttcatgatttttcttgtttacaCCATTATCTCACTATGATGAGGTGACATTGTGCatcaatgaattttttatttaaaaaaaaaaaagagatgaccCAAGGATGATTGGAAATTTTCACATTACAAAGAGGGATGAAAGTGGGATACAAGTTtagtatatagcattactcgtgTTTTAAATAAAGAATCTAACCATTTGTGATTTGCATTAACTAGGAAAAGGAAGAGGAAGGAAGAGGTCGGTTTAAGTCGCATTCTACAGCACCTGCTCGGATATCTGATAGGGTGAAAAAAGCTCCATTGAAGACATAATTACATTGACGTCACGGAAGATATATTTTTGAGGTGTTTATGGTGAAGTTCTCAAATCTGTAGGTCAGACCATGCTCAGCTGGTTATAATGACAAGCTTAGTCTAGCAGATTTTGTATTCATTTAAGGTTTTTATTGGATCTTCAAAACGAGGGAAAGGAAACGAGAATCTTGggttgaaagaaacaattcaatttattttagaatttgatttTTTCAGATCCTATGGGTGAAAAACCGACTGCATTCACCCGCGTGGTGAGAATCTGAATAGATTTAGAGTTTTATTACGTATAAGCGAATTCAAATACTAATATACGTATCAATGTTGCtgatttcatattttaaattctaattgatataatttttatttaagtctgactttttgaccaatcaagtTGGATGGGTATATGTATTGGTGTGTAAAATCACTTACAATcaagatttttcaaaatctaagtTTATACTTGATGCTAGATGCTAGCCCCTACGAGGAAATTGTTTTGATGGGTGAGATTTACAACTGTTCCAAGTTAATGGCACCTTTCTCATCCATGCAACATTGGGATGCCTATCGAAATTCCCagtattttttttacttgagTCAATTCCTAATTGCTGCCAATGCCATGTATTATATTTTGCACCACCACACAAAACATCGTAACTCGAAACTGGCTGTTAAAGTCGTGCTTTGGACGGAGTCAATCCTGGCATTATCTCCATTGTTCTTTTTATCAGTTAATGTAATGAAAATGGATATAAAATTCCATTTAATTATCTATCGTCATTGAGGAGCTGATCTCAACTAAAATACATGTGCTACATCAGAACACGATTTGTTTCGAATTGTTGAGGTCAGTGTAATTTGTAAGAGCTCcaaattatattcttttatcaTCTGTTGGGGTTTTGCCGTTTTCTGATTCCCACGCCTCTTGTCGCAGCATCCTATTAGAAGGAGATCCAGCGTATTGGCAACAAAGGGAAACAGGTTTTGAAAATGACCTTGCCGTTTTTTTCATGAATGATAGAATGTGCAGTGTGTTAGACAAATTCTGAAGGGCTCCCGTGTAATTTCGTCATCCTAATGACATGTTTTCAGTTAAACACAAGCTATCACAACAGTGTGCCCCAGTAACTTCTATGATTTATGCAAAAGGAAATCAAAGAGGTAAATCGCTTGGTAAAGACACTTCACATGTTCCATTATATTGATACCATAAGTTCGCAGGAAGTTTCTAAATCCAGCTACACCCAGGAAATTTtctcatctctttttccctcatCATTTGCCTCAGTCTCTCTGCATCATCCCATTTATTCATTGATGCATAAGTATTTGCCAAAAGCACATAATTTCCTGAATTGTCGCGCTCTATTTCAAACAGATGCCTGGCTGCAATCTCACCCAATTCAGCATTACCATGAACCTTACAAGCTGATAATAATGCACCCCAAATCGTTGCATCTGCATTACCTACATTGTCTACTATAAGATTATATGCCTTTTCAAGCTGCCCGGCCCTTCCAAGGAGGTCAACCATGCAAGCATAGTGCTCATTCAATGGCTCAATGGAATACACTTCAGTCATCACCTTAAAATACTTGCACCCTTCTTCAATTAGTCCTGCATGGCTACAAGTATTGAGGACACTAATAAATGTCACCTGATTTGGCTTTATTCCTTCTTTCTGCATCTCTGAGAAAACATCCAAAGCTTCTTGGTCCTTCCCATGGTCAGCAAGGGCTGTGAGCAATGCACTGTAAGATATCACATCTCTGTCGCTCATTCTGTTAAATTCACCCCTTGCTTTGTCTATCCTTCCAAATTTTGAATACATGTGGATGAATGCATTGGATACAAAG
Coding sequences within it:
- the LOC122280886 gene encoding developmentally-regulated G-protein 2 isoform X1, whose translation is MGIIEKIREIEAEMARTQKNKATEYHLGQLKAKIAKLRTQLLEPPKGSSGGGEGFEVTKFGHGRVALIGFPSVGKSTLLTMLTGTHSEAASYEFTTLTCIPGIIHYNDTKIQLLDLPGIIEGASEGKGRGRQVIAVAKSSDIVLMVLDASKSEGHRQILTKELEAVGLRLNKRPPQIYFKKKKTGGISFNSTHPLTHVDEKLCYQILHEYKIHNAELLFREDATVDDLIDVIEGNRKYMKCIYVYNKIDVIGIDDVDKLARQPNSVVISCNLKLNFDRLLAKMWEEMGLVRVYTKPQGQQPDFGDPVVLSADRGGCTVEDFCNHIHRSLVKDVKYVLAWGTSARHYPQHCGLSHVLQDEDVVQIVKKKEKEEEGRGRFKSHSTAPARISDRVKKAPLKT
- the LOC122280886 gene encoding developmentally-regulated G-protein 2 isoform X2, whose amino-acid sequence is MGIIEKIREIEAEMARTQKNKATEYHLGQLKAKIAKLRTQLLEPPKGSSGGGEGFEVTKFGHGRVALIGFPSVGKSTLLTMLTGTHSEAASYEFTTLTCIPGIIHYNDTKIQLLDLPGIIEGASEGKGRGRQVIAVAKSSDIVLMVLDASKSEGHRQILTKELEAVGLRLNKRPPQIYFKKKKTGGISFNSTHPLTHVDEKLCYQILHEYKIHNAELNFDRLLAKMWEEMGLVRVYTKPQGQQPDFGDPVVLSADRGGCTVEDFCNHIHRSLVKDVKYVLAWGTSARHYPQHCGLSHVLQDEDVVQIVKKKEKEEEGRGRFKSHSTAPARISDRVKKAPLKT
- the LOC122280886 gene encoding developmentally-regulated G-protein 2 isoform X3 is translated as MLTGTHSEAASYEFTTLTCIPGIIHYNDTKIQLLDLPGIIEGASEGKGRGRQVIAVAKSSDIVLMVLDASKSEGHRQILTKELEAVGLRLNKRPPQIYFKKKKTGGISFNSTHPLTHVDEKLCYQILHEYKIHNAELLFREDATVDDLIDVIEGNRKYMKCIYVYNKIDVIGIDDVDKLARQPNSVVISCNLKLNFDRLLAKMWEEMGLVRVYTKPQGQQPDFGDPVVLSADRGGCTVEDFCNHIHRSLVKDVKYVLAWGTSARHYPQHCGLSHVLQDEDVVQIVKKKEKEEEGRGRFKSHSTAPARISDRVKKAPLKT